Proteins from one Chloroflexota bacterium genomic window:
- a CDS encoding sugar ABC transporter permease — MIRILPQGKLARREALWFYFFIAPWIIGFILFTGGPIIASLYLSFTKYNAANPPQWIGLTNYTRLFRDRIFYKSLQVSAYYTFLSVPIGIVASLSLAILLNQRVPFLGVYRTLYYLPSVITGVAVALLFQWLLNPSFGIVNYVIAWLLGPNGVIPLGITGPRWFFDPKWVIPAYVLLSLWGLGGPMLIYLAGLQGVPTALYEAATIDGANAWHRFRHVTLPMISPVILFTFITGIIGSFQVFTQAYVISNGSGGPAYASMFYVLYLYLNAFRRYRFGYAAAQAWILFLVILGLTILMFKVSRRAVYYEAPGEEEAI, encoded by the coding sequence ATGATCAGGATCCTGCCACAAGGGAAGCTAGCGAGGAGAGAAGCGCTCTGGTTTTATTTCTTCATCGCACCGTGGATCATAGGATTCATCTTATTCACCGGCGGCCCCATCATCGCCTCCCTTTACCTGAGCTTCACCAAATACAATGCGGCCAATCCGCCCCAGTGGATAGGCTTGACCAACTATACCCGCCTGTTCCGTGACCGCATCTTCTACAAATCCTTGCAGGTTTCCGCCTATTACACCTTTCTGAGCGTGCCCATTGGGATCGTCGCCTCGCTGAGCCTGGCTATCCTCCTCAATCAGCGCGTGCCCTTCCTGGGTGTATACCGCACGCTGTATTACCTGCCCTCGGTGATCACCGGCGTGGCGGTCGCGCTGTTGTTCCAATGGCTGTTGAATCCCAGCTTCGGCATCGTGAACTACGTGATCGCCTGGCTCCTGGGCCCCAATGGGGTCATCCCGCTGGGCATCACGGGGCCGAGATGGTTCTTCGACCCGAAATGGGTGATCCCGGCCTACGTGCTGCTGAGCTTGTGGGGGTTAGGGGGACCTATGCTGATCTACCTGGCCGGGCTGCAGGGTGTGCCCACCGCCCTCTATGAGGCGGCCACCATCGACGGGGCCAACGCCTGGCACCGGTTCCGTCACGTCACCCTGCCCATGATCTCCCCGGTCATCCTGTTCACCTTCATCACCGGCATCATCGGCTCCTTCCAGGTCTTCACCCAAGCCTACGTGATCTCCAACGGCAGCGGTGGGCCGGCCTACGCCTCCATGTTCTATGTGCTCTACCTGTATCTGAACGCCTTCCGGCGTTATCGGTTCGGATACGCGGCTGCCCAGGCGTGGATCCTGTTCCTGGTTATCCTGGGCCTGACGATCCTCATGTTCAAGGTTTCCCGGCGAGCTGTGTATTAC